From a single Ailuropoda melanoleuca isolate Jingjing chromosome 12, ASM200744v2, whole genome shotgun sequence genomic region:
- the AKTIP gene encoding AKT-interacting protein isoform X1: protein MNPFWSMSASSVRKRSDGEEKALTGDVITSPPRAAPKKQLPCIPKNALPITKPTSPAPAAPSTNGTHASYGPFYLEYSLLAEFTLVVKQKLPGVYVQPSYRSALMWFGVIFIRHGLYQDGVFKFTVYIPDNYPDGDCPRLVFDIPVFHPLVEPTSGELDVKRAFAKWRRNHNHIWQVLMYARRVFYKIDTASPLNPEAAVLYEKDVQLFKSKVVDSVKMCTARLFDQPKIEDPYAISFSPWNPSVHDEAREKMLTQKKKPEEQHNKSVHVAGLSWVKPGSVQPFSKEEKTVAT, encoded by the exons ATGAACCCTTTCTGGAGCATGTCTGCAAGCTCCGTCCGCAAA CGATCTGATGGTGAAGAGAAGGCATTAACAGGGGACGTGATAACCAGCCCTCCACGTGCCGCTCCAAAGAAACAACTGCCTTGTATTCCCAAAAACGCTTTGCCCATAACTAAGCCTACATCTCCCGCCCCAGCAGCACCGTCAACAAATGGCACACATGCTTCTTACGGACCCTTCTACCTGGAATACTCTCTTCTTGCAGAATT TACCTTGGTTGTGAAGCAGAAGCTACCGGGGGTCTACGTGCAGCCATCTTACCGCTCTGCATTAA TGTGGTTTGGAGTAATATTCATACGGCATGGACTGTACCAAGATGGCGTGTTTAAGTTTACAGTTTACATCCCTGATAACTACCCAGACGGTGACTGCCCA CGCTTGGTGTTTGATATTCCCGTCTTTCACCCGCTAGTCGAGCCCACCTCAGGTGAACTGGACGTGAAAAGAGCATTTGCGAAGTGGAG GCGGAACCATAATCACATCTGGCAAGTTCTAATGTACGCGAGGAGGGTCTTCTACAAGATTGACACAGCAAGCCCCCTAAACCCAGAGGCTGCCGTGCT GTATGAAAAAGAtgttcagctttttaaaagtaaagtggTCGACAGCGTTAAGATGTGCACTGCTCGTCTGTTCGACCAACCTAAAATAGAAGACCCGTACGCCATCAG ctTTTCTCCATGGAATCCTTCTGTACATGATGAAGCCAGAGAGAAGATGCTGACTCAGAAG AAGAAGCCTGAAGAGCAGCACAATAAAAGTGTTCATGTTGCTGGCCTGTCATGGGTAAAGCCTGGTTCAGTACAGCCTTtcagtaaagaagagaaaacGGTAGCAACTTAA
- the AKTIP gene encoding AKT-interacting protein isoform X2, whose amino-acid sequence MNPFWSMSASSVRKRSDGEEKALTGDVITSPPRAAPKKQLPCIPKNALPITKPTSPAPAAPSTNGTHASYGPFYLEYSLLAEFTLVVKQKLPGVYVQPSYRSALMWFGVIFIRHGLYQDGVFKFTVYIPDNYPDGDCPRLVFDIPVFHPLVEPTSGELDVKRAFAKWRRNHNHIWQVLMYARRVFYKIDTASPLNPEAAVLYEKDVQLFKSKVVDSVKMCTARLFDQPKIEDPYAISFSPWNPSVHDEAREKMLTQKKPEEQHNKSVHVAGLSWVKPGSVQPFSKEEKTVAT is encoded by the exons ATGAACCCTTTCTGGAGCATGTCTGCAAGCTCCGTCCGCAAA CGATCTGATGGTGAAGAGAAGGCATTAACAGGGGACGTGATAACCAGCCCTCCACGTGCCGCTCCAAAGAAACAACTGCCTTGTATTCCCAAAAACGCTTTGCCCATAACTAAGCCTACATCTCCCGCCCCAGCAGCACCGTCAACAAATGGCACACATGCTTCTTACGGACCCTTCTACCTGGAATACTCTCTTCTTGCAGAATT TACCTTGGTTGTGAAGCAGAAGCTACCGGGGGTCTACGTGCAGCCATCTTACCGCTCTGCATTAA TGTGGTTTGGAGTAATATTCATACGGCATGGACTGTACCAAGATGGCGTGTTTAAGTTTACAGTTTACATCCCTGATAACTACCCAGACGGTGACTGCCCA CGCTTGGTGTTTGATATTCCCGTCTTTCACCCGCTAGTCGAGCCCACCTCAGGTGAACTGGACGTGAAAAGAGCATTTGCGAAGTGGAG GCGGAACCATAATCACATCTGGCAAGTTCTAATGTACGCGAGGAGGGTCTTCTACAAGATTGACACAGCAAGCCCCCTAAACCCAGAGGCTGCCGTGCT GTATGAAAAAGAtgttcagctttttaaaagtaaagtggTCGACAGCGTTAAGATGTGCACTGCTCGTCTGTTCGACCAACCTAAAATAGAAGACCCGTACGCCATCAG ctTTTCTCCATGGAATCCTTCTGTACATGATGAAGCCAGAGAGAAGATGCTGACTCAGAAG AAGCCTGAAGAGCAGCACAATAAAAGTGTTCATGTTGCTGGCCTGTCATGGGTAAAGCCTGGTTCAGTACAGCCTTtcagtaaagaagagaaaacGGTAGCAACTTAA